A single genomic interval of Lewinellaceae bacterium harbors:
- a CDS encoding SDR family NAD(P)-dependent oxidoreductase — translation MKPIVLITGATSGIGRATANLLAESGYRIIITGRREDRLSKMKEEINALGADCLTLCFDVRSYESCAKAVASIPPDWQEIDILLNNAGKAKGFDPIHQGKLEHWEEMIDTNLKGLLYMSRLITPGMVKRKKGHVINIASTAGKEVYPNGNVYCATKFGVDALTQAMRLDLHKYNIRVSQIAPGHVEETEFAVVRFDGDTQRAKIYEDFNPLTSRDIAETILFIITRPPHVNIQDVLMMGTQQASSNFIDRSGRFSVD, via the coding sequence ATGAAACCTATCGTTTTGATTACCGGAGCCACATCCGGAATTGGAAGGGCAACTGCCAACCTGCTTGCTGAATCCGGCTATCGTATTATCATTACAGGCCGTCGTGAAGACCGGCTGAGCAAAATGAAAGAAGAGATCAATGCCCTGGGAGCAGATTGTCTGACCTTGTGTTTTGATGTTAGGTCTTATGAGTCCTGTGCCAAAGCCGTTGCTTCAATTCCTCCGGATTGGCAGGAAATCGACATTCTGTTGAACAATGCTGGCAAAGCAAAAGGCTTTGATCCCATTCACCAGGGAAAGCTGGAACATTGGGAGGAAATGATAGACACCAATCTGAAAGGCCTGCTATACATGTCCCGCCTGATCACCCCGGGCATGGTAAAACGTAAAAAGGGACATGTGATCAACATCGCATCGACCGCCGGAAAAGAGGTTTACCCCAATGGCAATGTCTATTGCGCAACCAAATTTGGTGTGGATGCATTAACCCAGGCAATGCGGCTGGATCTTCACAAATACAACATCAGGGTCAGCCAGATTGCACCCGGCCATGTAGAGGAAACCGAATTTGCCGTTGTCCGTTTTGACGGAGACACCCAACGAGCCAAAATTTATGAAGATTTCAATCCACTGACATCACGGGATATAGCCGAAACCATCTTATTTATTATTACCCGCCCACCCCATGTTAATATTCAGGATGTTTTAATGATGGGCACCCAGCAAGCCAGCAGTAATTTTATAGACCGCAGCGGAAGATTCTCCGTTGACTAA
- a CDS encoding M28 family peptidase — protein MKYLITFLTSLALAGSLTGQAPEWIKNNWHPGLYEQELRFLASDELQGRNVGEPGLNVAARYIAEIFRKNGLLPLPGMHDYFQEVPFEKIIPGRTEIRFLDTVFAQGQNVLMLDGPAIEDQGIAVFINFGDSIVADEVQGKYVITLFGTEDIRSPMAAMQKGREKQKELQLFGAKGLLEIYTLQTPWSVMSNYLNRERLQLEQEAGEGTTPLAHGLIQLDNRAIASLRKSPVRPIHIQYTGVQRLKVPSFNVLAYKPGSEAEYQDEFIILSAHYDHIGVRNRAPGEPPGQDTIFNGARDNGMGVVALLSSADVLNTVSTKRSIVFAAWTAEEKGLLGSDYFVKNPPIALDKIRFNLNTDGAGYSDTTVISILGYDRVGAAQEMKQACEAFGLSVVVDPAKEQNLFDRSDNVRFAQQGIPAPTFSPGFRAFDEEIRTYYHRESDNPDSINYRYANAYWKAFTYAAYLIAQKDSNPHWSHGDKYEEAAKSLYGDRY, from the coding sequence ATGAAATACCTGATAACCTTCCTTACCTCCCTGGCACTGGCCGGTTCACTCACCGGACAGGCTCCCGAATGGATAAAGAATAACTGGCACCCCGGACTGTACGAACAGGAATTGCGTTTTCTAGCCAGTGATGAACTGCAGGGCAGAAACGTAGGAGAGCCCGGATTAAATGTGGCAGCACGGTACATTGCTGAAATTTTCCGTAAAAATGGATTATTGCCACTGCCCGGCATGCACGATTACTTTCAGGAAGTACCCTTTGAAAAAATCATCCCTGGACGGACGGAGATCCGATTTCTGGACACGGTATTCGCACAGGGACAAAATGTACTGATGCTCGACGGACCGGCAATTGAGGACCAGGGTATTGCAGTATTTATCAACTTTGGCGACTCTATTGTTGCTGATGAAGTACAGGGTAAATATGTGATTACACTCTTTGGAACAGAAGACATCCGCAGTCCTATGGCAGCTATGCAGAAAGGTCGGGAGAAGCAAAAAGAACTCCAGCTTTTCGGAGCTAAAGGATTGCTGGAGATCTATACGTTACAAACCCCCTGGTCCGTCATGAGCAATTATCTGAACCGGGAGCGGCTCCAATTGGAACAGGAGGCGGGAGAAGGAACCACACCGCTTGCCCATGGTCTGATCCAGCTGGACAACCGTGCCATAGCGAGCTTAAGGAAGAGTCCGGTGAGGCCGATTCATATCCAATATACCGGTGTTCAGCGGCTGAAAGTGCCCTCCTTTAATGTCCTGGCATACAAACCTGGATCGGAAGCAGAATATCAGGACGAATTCATTATCCTGAGTGCACATTATGACCACATCGGTGTAAGAAACCGGGCTCCGGGAGAGCCTCCGGGTCAGGATACGATCTTTAACGGTGCACGGGATAATGGGATGGGTGTCGTAGCCCTTTTGTCATCAGCGGATGTTCTCAATACGGTTTCTACGAAACGATCCATTGTGTTTGCTGCCTGGACCGCCGAAGAAAAAGGGCTTTTAGGGAGTGATTATTTCGTTAAAAACCCACCCATCGCCCTTGATAAGATCCGGTTCAATCTGAATACGGACGGGGCTGGTTATTCGGATACTACAGTTATTTCCATATTGGGATACGACCGGGTTGGTGCGGCACAGGAGATGAAACAGGCCTGTGAGGCTTTCGGATTAAGTGTGGTGGTGGATCCGGCAAAAGAACAGAATTTATTCGATCGGTCCGACAATGTAAGATTTGCTCAGCAGGGTATTCCGGCTCCTACTTTTTCTCCCGGCTTCAGGGCATTTGATGAAGAGATCCGTACCTATTATCACCGGGAATCAGACAATCCCGACTCTATTAATTACCGTTACGCAAACGCATACTGGAAAGCCTTTACTTATGCAGCCTATCTGATAGCCCAAAAAGACAGCAACCCGCACTGGTCGCACGGTGACAAATATGAAGAAGCTGCCAAATCCCTGTACGGAGATCGCTACTGA
- the lipB gene encoding lipoyl(octanoyl) transferase LipB produces the protein MRQEVLLENWGSIPYQEARSRQQTILDEIVALKRQGNPSAIRHRIIVCSHPPVFTIGKSGSMDHLLISEEQAENEHIEVYKTNRGGDITFHGPGQLVVYPILDLDQLFTDVHRYIRSLEEVIIRMLADYRLEGKRLPAYTGVWLEPVPDDWRKICAIGVHLSRWVTMHGLAFNIATDLVYFDKIIPCGISEAGKGVTSLERELQHPVPREEVIDKLITHFETVFEVSINYGEKN, from the coding sequence ATGCGTCAAGAAGTGCTCTTAGAAAATTGGGGATCAATTCCCTATCAGGAAGCCAGGTCGAGGCAACAAACCATTCTGGATGAGATCGTAGCGCTTAAGCGCCAGGGTAACCCTTCAGCTATCCGGCACCGGATCATTGTTTGCAGCCATCCACCCGTCTTTACCATTGGAAAGAGTGGTTCAATGGATCATTTACTGATTAGTGAGGAACAAGCTGAAAATGAACATATTGAGGTCTATAAGACCAATCGGGGCGGTGACATCACGTTTCATGGCCCAGGACAACTAGTGGTTTATCCTATCCTGGATCTCGATCAGTTATTCACCGATGTTCACCGGTATATCCGCTCACTGGAAGAGGTGATCATCCGTATGTTGGCTGATTACCGCCTGGAAGGTAAGCGGTTGCCGGCTTATACCGGAGTCTGGCTGGAACCTGTGCCGGATGATTGGCGCAAAATCTGTGCGATAGGTGTTCATCTCAGTCGTTGGGTGACCATGCATGGACTGGCATTTAATATTGCGACGGATCTCGTGTACTTTGACAAGATTATCCCCTGCGGTATCTCGGAGGCTGGTAAGGGTGTTACCTCGCTGGAAAGAGAACTCCAACATCCGGTGCCAAGGGAAGAGGTCATCGATAAACTCATCACTCATTTTGAAACGGTTTTTGAAGTAAGTATAAACTATGGAGAGAAAAACTAA
- a CDS encoding T9SS type A sorting domain-containing protein, whose translation MKQVLKLIALICLVSSALRSQEVPDFVLHDSEGNTHQLSAYLQNNQYVVLEFFHSLATQANSMAYDLEQLYEVWGNGEFKVQFLAVSLRDFDDNATLNKFKVKYRASFPHCGVDGGALTNMTPWTDGIYGQIRLLPSFVIISPDSTVVFDIRDNNTLALLDSIDHTLYRLGARKPFIVKGQVTMDDSPMQEVQVEADDEMTHNNRVVLTNLEGKYIHVFDSTPSDRSILFRPIKNDRHDNGVSTWDIVFTIKHILGQEPFTTIEELIAADINHDERISAIDVVEMRKMVLGIDTVFKNNTSWRFIPKNYQYPTVDSLFLLGFPEAITIGEILDQPDNASFIGIKVGDVNGSAEVNLLESRNEHPSAAPLYYAFRENDGGQRILRITLPAESSQWVGMQLGLQLPGQPLKITTNLSHWEDGLSFYDHKSGEWRLSYPYSTELMNEPAYIDLTLDQEQLTINLASKFHSEVYTNTHQVKDIKLDPLMIDGGVRTYPNPTNDDLAIVIPAGWNEGQIDVLDLQGKLWIRKAVSGRETTSRISMAHLPAGIYVIRCQDQLGHRETVRVLKD comes from the coding sequence ATGAAACAGGTGTTGAAGCTCATAGCATTGATCTGCCTGGTATCCTCTGCATTGCGCAGTCAGGAAGTACCGGACTTTGTGCTGCACGACTCCGAGGGCAACACCCACCAGCTTTCTGCCTACCTGCAAAATAATCAGTACGTCGTTCTTGAATTTTTCCATTCTTTGGCCACTCAAGCCAATTCCATGGCCTACGATCTGGAACAATTGTATGAGGTCTGGGGAAATGGCGAATTCAAAGTACAGTTCCTGGCAGTTTCACTGCGGGATTTTGACGACAATGCGACCCTGAATAAATTTAAAGTAAAATACCGGGCCTCCTTCCCTCATTGTGGCGTGGACGGAGGAGCACTGACCAACATGACTCCCTGGACTGATGGCATCTACGGGCAGATTCGTTTGTTACCCAGTTTTGTGATCATCAGCCCCGATAGTACCGTGGTCTTTGACATCCGGGATAACAATACCCTTGCACTGCTTGACTCCATCGATCATACCCTGTACCGGCTGGGTGCTCGCAAACCTTTTATTGTGAAAGGACAGGTGACCATGGATGATTCACCCATGCAGGAAGTACAGGTGGAGGCTGACGATGAAATGACTCATAACAACCGGGTTGTATTGACCAACCTGGAAGGCAAATACATCCATGTCTTTGACTCTACCCCGTCCGACCGGTCCATCCTATTCCGACCGATCAAAAATGACCGGCATGACAATGGAGTATCTACCTGGGATATTGTATTCACCATTAAACATATTCTGGGACAGGAGCCATTTACGACGATCGAAGAATTGATCGCCGCCGATATTAACCATGATGAACGGATATCTGCCATCGATGTGGTTGAGATGAGGAAGATGGTTCTGGGCATCGATACCGTATTCAAAAACAACACATCCTGGCGTTTTATCCCAAAAAATTATCAGTACCCGACAGTTGATTCTTTATTCCTGTTGGGCTTTCCGGAAGCCATAACCATTGGAGAAATCCTTGATCAACCTGACAATGCCAGCTTCATCGGGATAAAAGTGGGTGATGTCAATGGTTCTGCCGAAGTCAATTTGTTGGAGTCAAGAAATGAACATCCGTCTGCAGCCCCGCTTTATTATGCATTCCGTGAAAATGATGGTGGACAGCGGATACTTCGCATCACCTTACCTGCAGAATCTTCCCAATGGGTAGGCATGCAATTGGGACTACAACTTCCCGGCCAGCCTTTAAAAATAACAACGAATCTCAGTCATTGGGAAGACGGTTTAAGTTTTTACGATCACAAGTCGGGTGAATGGCGCTTATCCTATCCGTATTCAACGGAGTTAATGAATGAGCCTGCATACATTGATTTAACCCTGGACCAGGAACAGCTTACCATAAATCTTGCATCCAAATTCCACTCGGAAGTTTATACCAATACACATCAGGTCAAAGACATCAAGCTGGATCCATTGATGATCGATGGAGGAGTTCGGACTTATCCGAATCCAACAAACGATGACCTGGCCATTGTAATACCAGCCGGCTGGAATGAAGGACAGATCGATGTACTGGACTTACAGGGGAAACTCTGGATCCGCAAAGCGGTCAGCGGCAGGGAAACCACTTCAAGGATTTCCATGGCCCATTTACCTGCCGGTATTTACGTGATCCGGTGTCAGGATCAGCTGGGGCATCGGGAAACTGTCAGAGTTCTAAAAGACTGA
- a CDS encoding dicarboxylate/amino acid:cation symporter codes for MKKLELHWKIIIGMIAGVGIGFLAVALGLQTWVENWIKPFGTIFINLLKLVAVPLIIVSLIKGIAELQDISKLSRMGGRTLIIYVFTTVIAVSIGLLVVNILKPGNRINEQTRQELLDNFGTDADAKITMATEQKGQGPLQALVDIVPDNIFSSMTDNRNMLQVIFFVVLLGIGLILIDKEKAKPVIAFIDGLNEVILKIIDLVMLTAPLGVLALLASLVVESPSLDLFRALLSYAICVIIGLSVMIFGFYPLFVKFFTGKSAKFFFKGIAPAQLVAFSTSSSAATLPVTMERVTEHLGVDDEVSSFVLPIGATVNMDGTSLYQGVAAVFIAQAFNMDLSLMDQLTIILTATLASIGSAAVPSAGMIMLVIVLGSVGIPEAGLALIFAVDRPLDMLRTVVNITGDSSVSMVVAKSLNLLGEPKVKDWDDNYKK; via the coding sequence ATGAAAAAATTGGAGTTGCACTGGAAGATCATTATCGGAATGATCGCCGGAGTGGGTATTGGATTTTTAGCAGTCGCTCTGGGATTGCAAACATGGGTCGAAAACTGGATCAAGCCATTCGGCACCATCTTTATAAACCTGCTCAAACTCGTTGCCGTACCCCTGATCATCGTTTCACTGATCAAAGGAATAGCAGAACTTCAGGATATCTCCAAATTATCCAGGATGGGAGGCCGGACATTAATCATCTACGTATTTACGACCGTCATTGCGGTAAGCATTGGGCTTTTGGTGGTAAATATCCTCAAACCTGGTAACCGCATTAATGAACAAACCAGACAGGAACTTCTGGACAATTTTGGAACCGATGCCGATGCAAAAATCACCATGGCCACAGAGCAGAAAGGTCAGGGGCCCCTACAAGCGTTGGTCGACATTGTCCCGGACAATATTTTTTCTTCCATGACCGACAACCGGAATATGCTCCAGGTAATCTTTTTTGTGGTCTTGTTGGGCATTGGGTTAATCCTGATCGACAAAGAGAAAGCAAAACCAGTCATTGCTTTCATTGATGGTCTCAATGAAGTGATTTTGAAGATCATTGATCTCGTCATGCTTACTGCACCTCTGGGTGTTCTGGCGCTATTGGCCTCTCTCGTCGTAGAATCACCAAGCCTGGATCTATTTCGAGCCCTGCTCAGTTACGCCATCTGTGTAATCATCGGCTTATCGGTGATGATCTTTGGTTTTTATCCCCTGTTTGTCAAGTTTTTTACCGGCAAATCGGCGAAGTTCTTTTTTAAGGGCATTGCACCTGCGCAACTGGTGGCTTTTTCAACCAGTTCTTCCGCTGCGACCCTTCCTGTGACGATGGAACGTGTGACTGAACATCTTGGTGTTGATGACGAGGTTTCAAGCTTTGTACTCCCGATCGGGGCTACCGTAAATATGGATGGTACCAGCCTGTATCAGGGTGTGGCCGCCGTGTTCATCGCCCAGGCATTTAATATGGATCTCTCCCTGATGGATCAGCTCACCATCATTCTCACTGCCACATTGGCTTCCATAGGCTCTGCTGCAGTCCCAAGCGCCGGTATGATCATGCTGGTTATTGTACTGGGCAGTGTGGGTATTCCGGAAGCCGGATTAGCCCTTATCTTTGCAGTCGACCGGCCTCTGGATATGTTACGCACAGTGGTCAACATTACCGGAGACTCGTCCGTATCCATGGTCGTGGCCAAATCACTGAATCTTTTGGGTGAACCAAAAGTGAAAGACTGGGATGATAACTATAAAAAATAA
- a CDS encoding acyl-CoA thioesterase has translation MERKTKLVNQSRTIMTEMIMPNDTNPLGSLMGGVLMRWMDIAAGICAGKHCEAHVVTASVDHVSFKHPINLGEIITLESCVTRAFNTSVEVYVEVFVNNFEGKPRVKSNHAYFTMVALDHDSKTPRPAPLVAPETDEEFRLYEGANRRREMRLVLSGRMNIEDAVDIKSLFKG, from the coding sequence ATGGAGAGAAAAACTAAACTGGTAAACCAGTCCCGTACCATCATGACGGAGATGATCATGCCCAATGATACCAATCCACTGGGTTCCCTGATGGGCGGCGTGCTTATGCGCTGGATGGATATTGCGGCCGGAATTTGCGCCGGTAAGCATTGTGAGGCGCATGTGGTGACAGCATCAGTGGATCATGTGTCCTTTAAGCACCCGATCAATTTAGGTGAGATCATCACGCTAGAATCCTGTGTTACAAGAGCTTTCAATACTTCAGTGGAAGTCTATGTGGAAGTATTTGTCAATAACTTTGAGGGAAAGCCCCGTGTGAAATCCAACCACGCCTACTTTACAATGGTTGCTTTGGATCACGATTCAAAAACGCCCAGGCCTGCTCCACTGGTCGCACCGGAGACGGATGAAGAATTCCGGTTGTACGAAGGAGCCAATCGTAGAAGGGAAATGCGGCTGGTGCTTTCCGGCAGGATGAATATTGAGGATGCAGTGGATATCAAATCTCTGTTTAAAGGTTAG
- a CDS encoding TlpA family protein disulfide reductase, protein MIKPNRLFGVIVIIGLLLQSGCLVVENKYDKIAPGIWRGALTLEAGAPAVEADVLGEAIRTPEDEPVLMPFLFEVSYSEDHEMHIDILNGEERIPVDRILYGRDPATAQDTFVFYFDVMDSYLHGIIKADIMDGEWVRANRDNYRIPFVAHYGESSRFPPAVTPPSVDFTGRWDAQFAAETKKPYRAVGIFEQHGKSLTGTFLTETGDYRYLAGDVSGNTLRLSAFDGSHAFLFEGKMQPDSTILGTYWSGHRYKVLWNAQRNENAMLSEPDSITVLNKGYETIDFTFPDADGKSVGLNDPAFSGHPKIVQILGTWCPNCRDETNFLVEYLKENPDLNLKVIGLAFESYSDDDKNRAIIKQYAEKLQVPYPILLAGHYDYDEIALKLPMLKKFIAFPTMIMLDKNNQVIRIHTGFSGPATPDYKVFATNFDHFIQDLTKS, encoded by the coding sequence GTGATAAAACCTAATCGACTCTTCGGAGTCATCGTAATTATCGGGTTGTTACTGCAATCCGGGTGCCTCGTCGTCGAAAACAAGTACGATAAAATAGCGCCGGGAATATGGCGTGGAGCATTGACTCTGGAAGCGGGCGCTCCTGCCGTAGAAGCCGATGTGCTGGGTGAGGCCATCCGGACACCGGAAGATGAACCGGTTCTAATGCCTTTCCTGTTTGAAGTCAGCTACAGCGAGGATCATGAAATGCACATTGACATTCTTAATGGAGAAGAACGTATTCCGGTGGACCGTATCCTTTATGGTCGTGATCCCGCCACCGCTCAGGACACGTTCGTTTTCTACTTTGATGTGATGGATTCCTATTTACACGGGATAATCAAGGCTGACATCATGGATGGCGAGTGGGTCCGGGCCAACCGCGACAACTACCGCATACCTTTTGTTGCACACTATGGTGAATCATCGCGGTTCCCACCGGCGGTGACTCCTCCTTCGGTAGACTTTACGGGTCGCTGGGATGCTCAATTCGCTGCAGAAACCAAGAAACCTTATCGAGCCGTAGGCATTTTCGAGCAGCATGGGAAATCGCTTACAGGTACCTTTCTTACCGAGACCGGGGACTACCGCTACCTGGCCGGTGATGTCTCCGGCAACACACTTCGCCTTAGCGCTTTTGATGGTTCACATGCTTTCTTATTCGAAGGGAAAATGCAACCCGATTCCACGATTCTTGGCACCTATTGGTCAGGACATCGATACAAAGTGTTGTGGAATGCCCAGCGTAATGAAAATGCCATGTTATCTGAACCCGATTCCATCACAGTATTAAACAAAGGATACGAAACCATCGATTTCACCTTTCCGGATGCAGATGGCAAATCTGTTGGGTTGAATGATCCTGCGTTTAGCGGGCATCCCAAGATCGTCCAGATCCTCGGCACCTGGTGTCCCAATTGCCGCGATGAAACGAATTTTCTGGTGGAATACCTTAAAGAAAACCCGGACCTCAACCTCAAGGTGATCGGACTTGCATTTGAATCGTATTCCGATGATGACAAAAATCGCGCGATCATTAAACAATATGCCGAAAAATTGCAGGTACCCTACCCCATTCTTTTAGCCGGGCATTACGATTACGATGAGATCGCTCTAAAGCTTCCCATGCTAAAAAAGTTTATTGCATTCCCAACCATGATCATGCTCGATAAGAACAATCAGGTCATCCGCATCCACACGGGATTCAGCGGACCTGCCACCCCGGACTATAAGGTGTTTGCAACTAATTTTGATCACTTTATCCAAGATTTGACAAAATCATGA
- the mnmD gene encoding tRNA (5-methylaminomethyl-2-thiouridine)(34)-methyltransferase MnmD gives MTSWSLRITADGSHTVFSEPYQSTYHSMHGAWQESMHVFIHAGLVFALDQYKHSHVRIWEMGFGTGLNAFLSWHVLNTKGISLDYHALDIHPLPPSITAALNYPERMDHPDANEVFEAIHQAPWDNTTSITPGFNLTKLRTDITSYHPDFQADVIYYDAFGPGSQSPLWTAEVIRQVLSPLSHPGTVLTTYSSQGSFRRALSSNNFLVTKIPGPPGKREMIRAIYSRTDQ, from the coding sequence ATGACATCGTGGTCCTTGCGGATCACTGCCGACGGTAGCCATACCGTTTTCTCTGAACCTTACCAATCAACCTATCATTCCATGCATGGCGCATGGCAGGAAAGCATGCATGTCTTTATTCATGCAGGACTGGTTTTTGCACTGGACCAATACAAGCACTCGCATGTGCGCATTTGGGAAATGGGCTTTGGAACCGGCCTTAATGCATTTTTATCCTGGCATGTCCTGAATACAAAAGGGATCTCCCTGGACTATCATGCACTGGACATTCATCCTCTGCCACCAAGCATTACAGCAGCTTTAAACTATCCTGAGCGGATGGATCATCCGGATGCCAACGAGGTTTTTGAAGCTATTCACCAGGCACCCTGGGATAACACCACATCCATCACCCCAGGATTCAATCTGACTAAACTACGCACGGATATTACATCCTATCATCCTGATTTTCAAGCCGATGTCATTTATTACGATGCGTTTGGACCCGGCAGCCAATCACCATTATGGACCGCGGAGGTCATCAGGCAGGTATTGAGTCCGCTCTCCCATCCGGGCACTGTGCTTACCACCTACAGTTCACAAGGGTCCTTTCGACGTGCATTGTCCAGCAATAATTTTCTCGTCACCAAAATCCCGGGGCCTCCGGGTAAGAGAGAGATGATCCGGGCCATCTATTCACGGACGGATCAGTAG